The Pseudalkalibacillus hwajinpoensis DNA window AAAACAGTAAAAAAGTAGTTTGTTGAAGTTTGAGTAGTGTAAAAGCAATGAGTAGTCAAATAGTAGAGTTATAGGAGGATTCACATGATTAACAACAAGACTGTATTTATTACAGGTGCAGATAGAGGAATCGGGTTTGAAATAGGAGAGACATTTGCAGCAAATGGAGCAAATGTTGTATTGTCTGACATAAATGAACAAGGTACAGAAGAAGCTGCAAAGAAGCTAAAAGACAAAGGGTACGAAGTCATTGGTGTAAAAGCGGATGTGACGAATGAAAATGAGATCAAAGCAGCCATTGATCGCACAGTAGAGGAGTATGGCCGTTTAGATGTATTAATTAACAATGCAGGACTTCAACACGTGTCAGCTCTAGAAGAATTTCCTACTGAAAAGTTTCGTATGATGCAGGATATTATGCTTACAGCTCCGTTTATTGCAACAAAATATGTGTTCCCAATTATGAAAAAGCAGGGTTTTGGAAGAATCAATAACATGGCTTCTATTAATGGAGTGATTGGATTCTCAGATAAAGCAGCGTAAAATAGTGCCAAGCATGGTGTGATTGGACTTACTAAGGTAGCCGCTTTAGAGGGTGCTGACATGGGATTGCTGTAAATGCAATGGCGCCTGGTTATGTCGATACACCGCTTGTAAGAGGTCAAATGGAGGATCTTGCTAAAGACCGTGGCGTTGAAGTTGAGAAGGTTCTTGAAGAAGTAATCTATCCACTTGTTCCGCAAAAACGTCTTCTTAAGGTTAAGGAAATTGCTGATTATTCTATGTTTATTGCAAGTGATGCTGCAAAAAGCATTACAGGACAGGCATTACTTATTGATGGTGGTTATACTGCACAATAATGAAATCATAAAAGTTAAAAGCAGCACTCGCATAAAACGCGGGTGTTGCTTTTTATTTCAATTAGGCAGTGCAAGGTAATGTTATTTACCACTGAATGCAATTTGTACACCGATTAGAGCGAGAAGTGCTCCTTTTACGAGATTGATTTTTCTTGAAATAGTGGTGCTTTTGTTCACGACCTTAGAGATTTTACCCGCAAAAATACTGATGATGCTAAAAATGACAAGGGCCTGGATAATGAAAATTAGTCCAAGTAAAACCATCTGTAACGCAGGAGAACCCACCTCTTGATTAACGAACTGTGGAAGTAGAGCAAGAAAGAAAAGAGAAACCTTCGGATTCAGGATGTTCATAATGATTCCTTTCCGATAAAGAGAAGCGTAAGGGCGTGAGCGCTGTTTATGAATGGCAGCGGTTGTTTCCCTGTCTTTAATAGCCTGATAGGCAAGATAAAGCAAATAGGCAGCACCCAAATATTTAACAACGGCAAAAGCAATTGATGATTGGTATAGAATGGCGGATATGCCTGCTGCTGTAGCGGTGATATGAACTAGGAGACCTGAGCAAAGCCCAAGTGAAGTCGCAATACCAGCCTGCCTGTTTTGAGATATACTTTGAGCAAGAACAAATAAATTGTCAGGACCAGGCATAAGGGTCAGAACAACGGCAGCACCTAGAAACGAGAGGAGCAGTGAAAAGTCCATACAATCTTCTCCTTTATAATTGATATTGTTTTAGTATAAATGAGAGATATCATTTCGAAAAGCTATTTAAAGAAGCGCCAAGGGTTTATGATACAGATAGACCTTGTTTTAGCCATCTGAAGTCATTTGTAAATGGTGAGGGATAATCATTAGCTACGGGGTGTATCCAGTGCAGGTTTTGATTGAAATGGTTATGAGTTTGACAGAAGTCGCATTAATGGTATAATTCTGACATCTTTGCAATTGGAGGACCTTTGCTATGAAACCAATTCTAATTGATTTCCCAAACGAATTTATAACAGAACGTTTACATATTCGCCTGCCCAGACCGGATGACGGAAAAATTGTTTATGAATCAATCAAGTCGTCCTTAACTGAACTTAAGGAATGGATGTCTTTTGCACGGACAGAGCAGACCATTGAAGACGTGGAGGCCAATATAAGAGAATCTCATGCTGCTTTCTTAAAAAGAGAGGATCTAAGATTATTATTGTTTCATAAAGAAACAGGAGAATTAATCGGTTCTTCTGGACTTCATCGAATTGATTGGGCTGTACGAAAATTTGAAATCGGTTACTGGATAGATTCCAGATTTTCTGGTAAAGGATATATGACTGAAGCAGTTAGAGGAATTACTGAATTTGCATTTAATGAGCTTGAAGCCAGAAGGGTAGAAATCCGATGTGATGTGAAGAATGTGCGGAGTAGAAAAATTGCGGAACGAGTAGATTATGATCTCGAAGGGATTCTACGAAATGAAAAGCTATCTATAGATGGTGATGAAACTAGGGATACATGTGTTTACGCGACAATAAAGAACTGAATCGGTCGTGCTTTTTGCAGTTTTAGAAGAGGGTAGTCTCTTCATAATAGTAAATCAACCCATTGTCTGTATGAAGAAGGAGAAAGTAGGGGGGATCAAGAAACTACCTAAAGTAAGAAACTATTAAGTAAGATGGAGGGGACCACGGTGATTGAGCGAG harbors:
- a CDS encoding GNAT family N-acetyltransferase; this translates as MKPILIDFPNEFITERLHIRLPRPDDGKIVYESIKSSLTELKEWMSFARTEQTIEDVEANIRESHAAFLKREDLRLLLFHKETGELIGSSGLHRIDWAVRKFEIGYWIDSRFSGKGYMTEAVRGITEFAFNELEARRVEIRCDVKNVRSRKIAERVDYDLEGILRNEKLSIDGDETRDTCVYATIKN
- a CDS encoding LysE family translocator, yielding MDFSLLLSFLGAAVVLTLMPGPDNLFVLAQSISQNRQAGIATSLGLCSGLLVHITATAAGISAILYQSSIAFAVVKYLGAAYLLYLAYQAIKDRETTAAIHKQRSRPYASLYRKGIIMNILNPKVSLFFLALLPQFVNQEVGSPALQMVLLGLIFIIQALVIFSIISIFAGKISKVVNKSTTISRKINLVKGALLALIGVQIAFSGK